The following proteins come from a genomic window of Campylobacter coli 76339:
- a CDS encoding Phospholipase A1 precursor ,; Outer membrane phospholipase A, which yields MKKFLFLIFFYSLVFCDDFEQALEFEKKGQYEKAMQIYKKLALQNSSKQEFKENNASLNLNTKHEMQATQKTPSTKEDFSRIALANYLGENSSFNPLGISSYKMNYFLPFAYSFGSLGKENRKTEMKFQLSIKKRLFENLLGLGEKYYVGYTQTSWWQNYKHSSPFRETNYQPEFFVDIPLHFEEYKFLNNLRVGILHESNGKGDENSESRSWNRIYASSVFLYQRFLFVPRIWYRIPENKEDDDNPAITHYMGNFDINMAYLGNDYFINLMLRNNLDFRDNKSAIQVDIGYDIFDNGIYWYLQYFNGYGESLIDYNKRLQRLSTGFLISY from the coding sequence GTGAAAAAATTTCTTTTTTTAATATTTTTTTATAGTTTGGTATTTTGTGATGATTTTGAACAAGCTTTAGAATTTGAGAAAAAAGGACAATATGAAAAAGCTATGCAAATTTATAAAAAGCTAGCCTTACAAAACTCTTCTAAGCAAGAATTTAAAGAAAACAATGCTTCTTTGAATTTAAACACAAAGCACGAAATGCAAGCTACCCAAAAAACACCTAGTACAAAAGAGGATTTTTCACGCATTGCTTTGGCAAATTATTTAGGAGAGAATTCAAGCTTTAATCCCCTTGGAATCAGCTCATATAAGATGAATTATTTCTTACCTTTTGCTTATAGTTTTGGCTCACTAGGCAAAGAAAATAGAAAAACTGAAATGAAATTTCAACTCAGTATTAAAAAAAGATTATTTGAAAATTTGTTAGGATTGGGTGAAAAATACTATGTAGGCTATACTCAAACATCTTGGTGGCAAAATTATAAACATTCTTCACCCTTTAGAGAAACAAATTATCAGCCTGAATTTTTTGTAGATATTCCTTTGCATTTTGAAGAGTATAAATTTCTTAACAATCTAAGAGTGGGAATTTTACATGAAAGCAATGGCAAAGGGGATGAAAATTCAGAATCACGCTCTTGGAATAGAATTTACGCCTCAAGCGTATTTTTATATCAGCGTTTTTTATTTGTTCCTAGAATTTGGTATAGAATTCCTGAAAACAAAGAAGATGATGACAATCCTGCAATCACGCATTATATGGGAAATTTTGATATCAATATGGCGTATCTAGGAAATGATTATTTTATCAATCTTATGCTAAGAAATAATCTTGATTTTCGTGACAACAAAAGCGCAATACAAGTAGATATAGGATATGATATTTTTGATAATGGAATTTATTGGTATTTGCAATACTTTAATGGCTACGGAGAAAGCCTTATAGACTACAATAAACGCTTACAAAGACTTTCTACGGGATTTTTGATTTCGTATTAA